Proteins from one Nicotiana tabacum cultivar K326 chromosome 23, ASM71507v2, whole genome shotgun sequence genomic window:
- the LOC142177025 gene encoding uncharacterized protein LOC142177025: protein MEIGHGVNKPWVLGGDFNSVLQLQDRINGNPVNLAEIHDFTKCVQELGINELACEGDYYTWSNKQDGMDRLWSRINRMFGNYEWMMQWGHITTVYDVAFISDHNPMSLKFTVDQGNRRIPSKFFNKLRPFLKKLNIEEFKFIRQKIDTARNELLIVQKSINTNCTDELTEKETNLIQSLEKWDMLEGIQELQSIAGCRLIDPEAIKVENVEFYKLLMGTTAHSIPAIDKLVMQK from the exons ATGGAGATCGGCCATGGGGTCAACAAACCATGGGTCCTTGGAGGAGATTTCAACTCTGTGTTGCAGCTTCAAGACAGGATCAATGGGAATCCAGTAAATCTTGCTGAGATTCATGATTTCACAAAATGTGTACAAGAGTTAGGTATTAATGAATTGGCATGCGAAGGTGATTACTACACTTGGTCTAACAAACAAGATGGAATGGACAGACTCTGGAGTAGAATCAATAGAATGTTTGGCAATTATGAATGGATGATGCAGTGGGGACACATCACTACTGTGTATGATGTTGCTTTCATATCTGATCATAACCCTATGAGCTTGAAATTCACAGTAGACCAAGGCAACAGGAGAATTCCTTCTAAGTTCTTCAAT AAACTTAGACCATTTCTCAAGAAACTTAATATTGAAGAGTTTAAATTCATCAGACAGAAGATTGATACAGCAAGGAACGAGCTTCTCATAGTTCAAAAGAGCATCAATACTAATTGTACTGATGAGCTGACTGAGAAGGAGACAAATCTTATCCAAAGCCTAGAAAAATGGGATATGCTAGAAGGA ATTCAGGAACTACAATCAATTGCAGGATGTAGATTAATTGATCCAGAAGCTATAAAAGTAGAGAATGTTGAGTTCTATAAATTACTGATGGGGACTACTGCTCACTCAATACCTGCAATAGACAAGCTGGTTATGCAGAAGTGA